AAACATCTATCAGATGGACACTTAAAAATATGTTCCTATTGTGTTCTTTGTctaatgaaatgatggcatttgcaggtaaatggatggagctggagaatatcatgctaagcaaagtaagtcaatttccaaaaccaaaggccaatcgTGTtttctgatgtgtggatgctaactcaccaTAAAGGGTGGGGataagaatagaggtactttggattagggagaggggagtggagggagggaggggaggggatggggtcAGAAGGACAGTAGAGTGGGTAGACATTGTCACCCTATGTGCACGTAAGAGTACACAACCAATGTGACTCCACACCACGTGCCACCAGCAGAATGGTAAGTCATGACCATCCACAAatggtgtgtcaaaatgcattctcctgttGTGTGTAACTAAAGAGTACAAATAAGAGTAAATAATAGACAGTGCACGCCTTCCCGGGGCCTGGCACAGTGCCCATGTGTCCTGGCAGGCACTCACATGTGTAGCTCCAAAGTGCACGCGTGCAGTGTGTACCAGGCACTGAGCCTGGTGCGTGCCAAGCACCCACGTGTGTAGCTCCCATGTGCATGTGcagtgtgtgccaggcactgagcctgGTGTGTGCCAAGCACGTGTGTAGCTCCCGTGTGCACGCGCAGTGTGTGCCAGGCACCGGGCCTGGTGCGTCCAAGCGCCACTTCTTTGGTCCTCACAGCAAGCTTTGGAGTTCATTGTATTTTTGATTTTGCAGGTGAGGCTTCGAGCGGGTCCAACCTGCCAGAGAGGAGCAGGTAGGAGCAGGTAAGAGCAGGTAGGAGCAGGCAGGAGCAGGTGCGGGGCCACGCAGATGGCATCCGGGAGGGGAGGCAGCGGCACACGGGCAGTCAGTGCAGGGGAAGTGCCACCCTGTGACAAAATGCACACTCAGGGCTTCATGGGCCTGGGCTGACTCCGACAGCTCTGTTCAGAGGTGGCTTTGGGCCAACTGTGCAGTTCCATAGCAGGTATCCAGAAGGACCGAGCCCCGGGGAATTAGTGCTCTGCGGTTACTGTCTTGAAATTCTCAATAGTTTTATCTTTAAAGCGAGTTTGGCGGGTGAAGTCCAATGAACTTGGGTGCCTGTGCCTCGGCTCACACCCGTGTTGCCAGCCACcagctcccctcctccctgggacGGGTCCTTGGCAGGCTCTTTCCCATGGCCTGGTGCCTGGGCCACGTCTGTTCTCCTCACTGTGACCTCTGCGCCTGCCACCTGGACTGGCAACCCAGTTGTGTCCACTGCGGGGTGGTGGCTGATGGCGGCTGCGGCCTTCTGCCCACAGGGGACCCAGGCCCAAGCATGGGGAGGTGCTGGGGCCAGGTCCTGCACCCAGAGTGCACCCCAGCAGAGCTTGGCAGCAGCAATCTCTGTCCATGCCTGGGTGATTTGCCCTGGGCAGGTGTCTGGCCCACCTGGGCTTGGCACTGAGCTGGTCCTGGCCCTCAGGACACAGTCTGCTGTCCTGGGCTGGCACCAGCATCCATGCTGAGTTGGCCATGCtgaagggggggagggaggggacatagGAGGAGGGGCTCTACCCAAGTTCTCTGCCCAAAGGAGAGCAgcattggaaagaaaaaataccaGGACTCGCAGGAGACACACCCAAAAGCAAGGAAGAGCTTTCTATTTCCATGCTTTTACGGgcccttctttccatttctatagCCAGGGCTGCTGTCCCACAGTCCAACCAGTGTCATGCAGCTTCAGGCCATGGGAAGAGGGAACAGCTTGTACCTGGAGGAAAAGGGACTTCTATTTGCTTATTCCGCCCTTGTTGACCTTTGGCTTGGAGGCGTTGATTCAGAGAGCCTGCTGCCCTTGTTCTGGTGGTAAGAAACCAGCACCATGATTCAGTGGGAGAGATGAGCTTCCCACCCCTCATGTGGTTTCTGTACTGTGCATGGGACGGGTGGTGGGCAGAATGGGGGGAACAAGACCTTCGTATTCTAGGTAATTACACAGTAGGCTAACCGTTGCCTCCGCCTTGCCGTTTATAGCTTTCTGTTTTGACACCATATGTTCCTGTCATCTTGGGGGAGTCACACAGAAAGCTGGATGGCTGTCCAGAGAAGGGCTGTTGTCAGATGGATGGCCCCAGGTACACTCCTTCCAACCATCTTGAAGCCACTTTTTGCAGGCCTTTCTGACAAAGGCCAGTCTTCTTGTGAGACACAGCCGGAGGGTCGATCGCCTCTGACACAGCACGGAGGCCTTGCTTCTCTAGGCCCTGAGCAGGGCAGCTAGGCCACAGGTCCTCCCAGAGCAAGACAGGACAGCCAGTTCCACAGTCACAGAGAGTGCATCCCTGGAGGAGGCACCGGGCCCGCAGGACTTCCCACAGCAACCGTGTGCACGGCCGTGTGCCTGAGGCTCAGTTGTGATTCCTTTTTTAATGACCGTACCTGTCATCATCAAATCAACTCTAGCTTATAATTATACACTGCCCAGGAGTAAGCTTTCAAAATGTGAACCAATCTGGAAATAAGTCAATTTCACCAATTTCCATTTAACTTTACTTCATGGTTTGGGAGGTTCCCCTGGAGAGTGGGCTGgcacaggggtgggaggagaattTGGGGTGCTGTAGGTTACAGGGATGGGTGGATAGGTTCCCCCTGGCACCCCATCATCCTTTTTCCTATTAGTTACTAATGAAATTAACATTTATGTCCCAGAAACAGGAAATACCAACTCTGCTTCTATGCAGGAGGCAAATTTTAAAGTGCCCCTTTACTTGCCTCCAATCTGTGCTCAGAGGTGTGCAACAGCCAGACAAAAGATCAATACCAGACCCCCCAGGCAGGACAGAGATTGAtacccatttttttaatatttatttcttagttgtagttggacacatacctttattttgtttacttatttttatgtgatgctgaggatcgaacccagggcctcgcacgtgctaggcgagcgctctaccactgagccccagccccagccccagcccccatatttaaatcatttctaactacttttatcattttttaaaaatcaaaatgtgttcTTCATAATGGagttggaaaacaaagagaagaaaagtgagATCTTCTCTTTGTCCTTATctgctgctctcctgggcccCACTAGGGGACAAAGGATCGAATGTTGGGATTGCGTTTTTAGTTTACCTGCCTACATTCTCAGCTTCCTACCAGCCCTCCCTTGCTCCCATGGCTGCCTGGAATTGGTGTCTAAGCTGCAGATGActctatagtttaaaaaaaaaaaaaaacccagcagacAAGAACAAATCCCAGCCCCCAGACCGACCCTTTCCCCCCTGGTTTGAGGAGCCTGCTACAGCACAGAGCTTTAGGGTGGTTCTCTGGTAGCCCCTTCAAGGTCTGGAGGCTGTTCCTGGGGGGCCTGAAGGGGCACATTTCACTGTCACCTGCCTCCCCTGGTCACAAGTCAGTTACCTGCCCAACCTAACTGCAAAGAAAGACGAAGCTGTGGTCTGTCCTGGCCCctgggaagaggaaagaattgGCACCACCTCTGCATGCTTTCAGGGGTACCACACAGCCAGGAGCAACAGGGAACTGGGGAGCACCACACTGGGAAGCCCAGGCGGACAGTGGGGATGAACACTAGAGGGTTTGCTCAGAGCCTCATAAAGCAAGCTCTGTGCAGCCGCCCTCCTCCACCCCAGAGGGACAGTGGAGCGTCAGCCTTTGGAGTGAACAGATTGGCTATGGACCTGGGAACACCAGGCCAGCTCAAGATCAAGGAAGTGGGTTGAGACATCCTGCTGTCAATCAAGACACAGGCCTAACACCTCTTCTCTCACACATTGGAAGCGCACTCAAACTTTCTAGGCACAAGTCCTTTTCTAAGAAAGGGCTCCCAGGGCCTCCCAGGGAAGCAGCTTCGTTCTGCCCCTCACCCTACAGTGAGTCCCACACCCTCTCAGAATGTCCAGTGAACTGTGCAATAGCTCCCCTATATGAATCCAGGAACAGAGAGCCAGGAATCACCTAGAGATCAAAGGGAGTCTCTAATGGGAAAGACAAAGtccaaaataaacaagtagaaaaTGAACTCAGGTCAAAGACGCAGGACAAAGGGCAAAAGAAACTTCGGTGGAACCCACTATAATTAATCTTCAGAGAGCTATGAGAGCATATTGCAAACATACAAAAAGAACAGGATGCTATGGAAAAAGGCACATCCCTGGGACCAGAAAGAgctctgaaaattaaaaaggcaggAGACAGGAAGTGAGGAATTCAGCAggaatggaaaataaagttgacaacaTCTCCCAGAAAATAGAATCACaggtaaagagaagaaaattggagaaaagagaataaaattacagACGCAATTTAGGAGTTCTAATATCTCATTGGTAGTTTAAGACTGGCAAGGAAACAGACAAGGGAATCGTGGGAGAATTCCCAAGAACAAAGGTTCATGGGTTGCACCACGGGAATGCCCTCAGCACAACCATGGGAAGAAACGGGCACCAGGGTGCATCAGGAACCCAGAAGGCCAAGGATGAAAGGAGACCCGAGGACCTGTGGACAGGACATGTACTGCCTGCAAGGCAGGCAAGGGTGGCATCTGAGTCCCGACAGCAAGATCCAGGATCATCCTGCAGGGAGATGATGGACAGTTCAGAACTCTGCACGTGGCTATGGGTTGAACATGTGTTGAGAACCATCCCCAATGTCACTGTGGGGACAGGTGTAACCATCAAGAAGTGAGCAGGTCAGGGGGATCCTACTCCTGAATGGATGCATGTTGCTGTGGTGGGAGGGTCTATGCTCTCTAGAGTGGGCTTGTTATACAGGAGAGTCCTGGGCTGTCacaggctccctccttccctccctcccgcTCTGGCATCTGCCTTCCATCAGGGGATGACAGCTAGGAGGCTTATTCCAGATATGGGCATCCTGTTCTgctcttggatttcccagcctctagaaccatgagccaaataaacttccattcattataaattacctagACTGTGATATTCTGCTATTCTTGCATAAAATGCATTTAGTGGAATTAAAATGACCTCATGGGAGGATAGCCCACTCCTCCAACCCCTATTCCTTGGAGTCCCAGATGAATTGTTCCTGCTAAATCTCCAGACTAATGAAactgctcttttatttttcaaaacacattttgaaatttcaaaagtaatacaagattatttaaaaaacaacaacaataacaacaaagcacaaaagaaaaattttaactcaTCTAAATCTCATCACACAGATTAATACAGTTGACATTTTAGTGTATACATCTCTGCTTTTTCCTAATACGAAAATCAGTACTCTGCCTTTTTTCACCAAACACTGTATCTTGGACATGGCTTCATGTCCAAAACCATatatctacattttcttttcagtgccTAATGGTTCATCATTTGGATTACCGCATGTGATCCTTTCTCTATTGCTAGTTATTTGggttctttattttccttcttcccttcctttccctgatTAACTTGCTGTGACAATAAAACTGCACACACATCTTGTGTCCACGTCCAATTATTTCCCCAAGATAAGCTTCTGGAGGGGAGATTACTGTGCCAGAATGTGTATCTAGGGGAGCCTCCACCTTCCCTCCTAAATTGCCCTCCTCAAAGTTTATCCCCCCACACACCAAGAGAGAATGCAAACACCACACTCTCATATCCTGCCAAGCTGTGTACTTTGATCAGAGCTTACAGTTTCCCAAGGGTTAAACCACTAAGGGAACAAGGCAAGGGGGTTGGCAAGGGAGGCatggaaacaaacaagaaatgtGGAGTGCTTCAGTCCCTTCTTTCTGGTTCCTGCCACACTAGGAGACATTTCTACTTTGGAACTCCAGCCCTGGAGATTCCATCCGCAGCTCACACCCCAGCTTTCCCTGCTGTCCCCCCTTTGCAGTATTTGAGTTTGGGTCAACCCCTCCTTACTAGAACACATTCTTTTGGGATGAAAGACATCATCAACTCACGTGTAGTTTAGTCAGCAATATCACCCAATAACAGGGTCTCTGCGATGTGCCCAAGTTCTATGAAACTTCAGAACCAAGCTTGCTAGAATGAGGTGTTGAATCCACTGATctgccagcctcagaaacaaaGCCACACTGAAGCTAGTGAAAACAGGAGCAGAGTCCAAGAGCTCTTCCTCTGATTCTTTCTCCCTGTTTTTGGCCCTGCCTCATGGTTCCTGCTCCACTAGCTGAGTTGAAATGCCTTTGTTAGTCTCATCCTAAGGGGCACTATTCTGAGGCTACATTCCCATGGTCCATTCTTCGCTTTATTCCTCATTTGCTCCAAGACTGAGGATCATGCACTTTCTTCCTAAGCTCTCACCCCTGGTTTAGGGTAGTTGGCAGTTTTGCACAATGGCTAGCATTTCCCAGGTCTGTCCCTTCTTGATAAAGGAGGCTGATAGAAACCAACTTTGTTCAGATCAGGAATCCAAAGCCCTCTCCCTCCAGACAGACTCAGAGACTGACAAAGAATATGTGCAATTGGGTTTAAACAAATACAGAAGCAGCTTGTGcgcatttcttattttatacaaAGTCCTCTTTCTTGCTGCCAGCATGCTAAAACACACGGAACTTTGCACCTGGACACACCACACTCCTGCGTCCTGAAAGCTTAAAGGCTTCCACACCTGGCTTTCAACACCCCTGAGACTGAAGACAGAAAAAGACGTTAAGGGTGTGAGGACTGGACCTAGTTCTAACTCCCCTTTGGGCCCGACCTGTCCTAACATCTAAGTGCACAAACTATATTCATGTTAAAGTGGAAAAACTTCTGTTCTCTGGGTTTCGCCTTCTACGACCTTGCACCAACGGTGCCCAAACTTTCTCAATTCACCAGGAATCGTATAACTGTACACTTTTAATTTTACTGGTTTATAACAAATAATTAActgtgccatttaaaaaaaaaaaatagagtgccACAGTCCGAAATCCAACCCTCAGATAAAGTCCATTACAAACAACTGCAGGAGAATTGGGGATAGAGAGAAGACACTGTAGACGGAACTTCGGGAGGCGCCGGGAAGCCCTGCGGAGGCTGCGGTGGTCCGCTGCTCCCGCTGGCGTCCTCAACCCGCGGGCGCCCCGGACGCCTTGCCCCGCAGgccaggccccgcccctcccctgcGGGCCCAGCGCTTGAACCCGCCCCTCCCCGCCCACCCGGAGAACGAAGCCCCGCCCACAAGAGGCTTTCCCGCGGCTCTCCCCGCCCACCGCGGCCGGCGATTCCGAGGCCCCGCCCTCGCCCGGCCTGGGCCCCGCCCCGACGCCGACGTCAGCTGTTGTGTCTCGACTCGGCGGTGGCCGCAGCGGGTCCATTGCTCGGGGCGCCGGCCGCGGCCGGTGGAGGCGGCGGGGCGTGGGGACGCGGGCAACGACCTGCGCCGCGCATCCGAGCGCGACGGGCGCTGCGTGGCCGGGAGGCAGCCGGGTCGCCGCCTGGGGCGGTCTCAGGCCTGTTCCGTGCCTGCTGCAGGACCGTCGCCCGCGCTCCCACCTCTCTCTGCGGAGACCGCGGCGCCGCCTGGGCCCGCCCGACGCCGGAGCCGCTGCGCTTCCGCCGCGCCCGGGCGGCCACGGGGCCTGGGCCCTGCCCGGGGCGGCTGCTCCCGGCGGCCCGGCCTCCTGGGACCGAGCTGTCGCGGGCCCTCCGCGGGAACGGCCCGGCTCTGCGCCGCGCGGCCGCCCTGGGCCGGGTCTCCGAGCGCCGGGCTCCGGCCTCTGAACTACGAGGCCGCGCGAGGCTCGGCCTCCTCCGCAGCCCGGGCGCGGCCGCCGCCGGACCCCGTCCCCGCAGCCCGCTCGTGAGCGGGAGCAGGCGCCGGGCAAGATGTGGCTGAAGCTTTTCTTCCTGCTGCTCTACTTCCTGGTCCTGTTCGTCTTGGCCCGGTTTTTTGAAGCCATTGTGTGGTACGAGACAGGCATCTTCGCCACCCAGCTGGTGGACCCGGTGGCGCTGAGCTTCAGGAAGCTCAAGACCATCCTGGAGTGCCGCGGGCTGGGCTATTCGGGGCTGCCCGAGAAGAAGGATGTCCGCGAGCTGGTGGAGAAGTCAGGCGAGTGCCGGGCTCCCGGGGTCCCCTCACCTGGGCAGCCACCGCACCTCCAGTACCTGGTCCCTCCTCATCCACCTGGGAAGGGACACCCGCACCTCCATTACCTGGTCACCCCTCCTTCACCTGGACAAGGGCATCCGCACCTCCAGTACCTGGTCACCCCTCCTCCACCTGGGAAGGGGCGACCGCACCTCCAGTATCTGGTCACTCTCCTCCACCTGGGAAGGGACGCCCGCACCTCCAGTACCTGGTCATCCCTCATCCACCTGGGAAGGGGCGTCCCGCACCTCTGGTACCTGGTTATCTCCCTCCTCCTGGGAAAGGGCGTCCTGTTCCTCCTGTACCGAGTTACTCCTCCTCTACCTGGGAGGAGGTGGCCTGTACCCACTGTACCTGGCACAGCGACAGCTGGGAGAGCTGCCCAGCATTCTACAATAATATATGCGAATCCTAGTTTTGAGAAGGGCTGAAATTATTTGTTAGGTGTGCTGGTATGTCTTTTTGAGGTAATTATAAAATGACAGTTTAAAACTAGCTTTTTCTAGCATTGTTTGTTAATTGAgtgatttttctcaaaatttgaaaatgtcaGTTAAAAGCATTATCAGTTGAAATTcacaaaaatataggaaaagaaaaaaaatccaaagtctgCAAATGTTTGTCACTTTAGCAATAACAAGCTACCTGGAGGGGAAAACATCACTAAATTATAGATATCAAAGAGGCATTTAATCCTAAGATTTCAACATAGGTTTGAACATTGCTAAAGTCGATACTATAGAGTCCTGGCTTTTCATACTTGGAATTCAGTAAAAATGAGATGAAGTTTCTGTGTGAAACCTACTTTGTCTGTCTTGaggttatttatatttctctctgGATTAAAAACTGTTTGTTGAATATCAACTTTTCATTGAGTGTCACAGGCACCCTTGCCTCTTAGTGGATTGAGGAATGGACTTGAAATAGCGCTAAGAGAATATTTAACACCTTAAAGAATGTGTTTCCAGTAACTattggtttggggtagggttggGTGAGaaatatgattaatttatttcactgctggataaaatatattttgctgaGGCACACTCCTGAGAGGAATGTGGTCAGAGAGGGGTCAGGAGTCTTGGAACTGTGGCTCTCCCTGGTTGTTTCAAGCCATCTGTCAGCAGTGTCTTTTACAGACCACTTTCCCCTGGGTTAGTACTTGTATAGCCACATAGTGTGACAACCAAGACACAAACTGCAGAGCAGCCTACTGCGTGCATACCTGTAGCTTACGGTCAGGAAACTCACTTCTCTGCACTGGGACACAGGAAGGAAACCCTTTCTGCAATGGCGATActgttttctttagagaaaatatGCAGTGGGGTATTATTCCTGTCCCTTGTTTGCTGGCTGGTTTCTGGTAACTTATTTCTACTACAAGGAGGAAATGGAGTCTGATGAATATAGTGTCTTGATGTGGAAATGAGAAGTGCCTTATCTGTGAAAGCTGAATCAGTTTTCATAGTAAAATAATTTgatcacacatttttttcttttgacatttatgGTTTCAGGCCTTCCTTTGGGCCTGAAACTCTTGTCACATTGAGTATACAAGGTATccacatataatttatatgtatataaagaatatatacaacccacaaaaaaacaacagatcgcacatttttaaaaaacatttatttatggggctggggcttggctcagtggtagagcgcttgtctagcatgcatgaggcactgggttcaatcctcagcaccacataaaataaacaaataaaataaaggcattctgtccacctacaactacaaaaaaaaagtttttaaaaaatatttatttagttttaggtggacacaatatctttttttttaaattttttgttgttgttgttggacacaatatcttcatttatttatttttatgtggtgctgagtatcgaacccaggacctcgcatgtgctaggtgagcgctctaccgctgagtcacaaccctagcccctcagaTCACACATTTTTTCAGCAAAAATTTCTTGGGTATAGTAACTTAACTATCAAACTTAAGTAGTTGTTTTGAATGATTTTGCTGCTATACTTACTGCTTAATATTTAAGGCAAATGTTAAAGTAATGTGGcaaaagttttttctttccttttcattggATGATACAAActctaaatttacattttaaattagtgTATGAGTGTGGAGTTTGTTCTAAGAGATAAAGTTTTAACCTCCGAGTCATGGTTTATAACCGTGGTGTTATTTTAAGCAGGGCTGATGGCAAATTCTCTGAAGCCTTTTCTCACTCTGTTAAGTCAGAGCATGTAAaccatattttttgaaaattatatgaaatctagACATGTGGACCTCATACTTTATTGGGATGGCATTTTGGAGTGGTACAAATTCAgttatttatgaataaattagtGATGACTCCACTAGAATACAGTCCAGACTCTTCTTTCTCCCCCAGtcctaaggatggaacccagggcctcaagcttggtaggcaagcactctactactgaactatacccccaagctttttttttttttttttatcttgagacagtctcaccaagttgttgaggctggccttgagttgtaatcctcctgccttgggctcctgagttgctaggattatggttGTGCACCATCTTGCCTGATAAATTCTCTATTCTCTGAGAGGTGGATTTGTGTCTGTTTCATTCACTTTGATCTATAGTAAGGTCTTAGGTGTTTATTGACTATATGGCTCTTAAAGTGGTGTATTCAGGTTCTGTTGTTCTTTCTGTAGAGTACAATACTAGTACAATACATAGTTCTTCACTGTATACAGTGGAATTGACCATTGAGTCAGAACGTGGGACTGAGGAATCTCACCattgttgttcttttctttagGCGACTTGATGGAGGGTGAGCTCTATTCTGCTCTCAAGGAAGAGGAGGCCTCTGAATCCGTTTCCAGTACCAATTTCAGTGGTGAGATGCACTTCTACGAGCTGGTGGAAGACACAAAGGATGGCATCTGGCTGGTTCAGGTATCGCAGATGGTGACAAATTCCTATGACTCAAGGACTTTATTAAAGGGGAATTATTCTAGCAAAATGGCTCATGTAGCCAGTGAAGCTTCTGTTTCCTTGTGTCATGTCTTAGGCAGAGCTCAATTCTCCTAAGGAGGCTACAGTGTCCACTTAAAGAGATTTTTctgaacaagaaaatgaaaattgaagaATAGAAAAGGGAAAGTTGGGAAGGGGGTTGACTTTTTGTCAGAATCAGCAGGAGAAACCCCATTTTAGTTGTCATATCTTCCTTGGGGTGATAAACATGTGCATGTGTTCCTTTTATTTAGTGATAGGCAGTGTTTCTCTCAAGTTTTATTATTGTAGTTTGGAGTTCACCAATCCAAACACTGTTTGTGTCTAAGGGAGAGGGTCCTGATGTGAGAGCAAAGGGGCCTTCCGTGGGGACAAGCTGGCATGTGTCTGCAGGGAGGTGCGGAGGGCTATGGGCAGTGCTTTTGTTCTGCTGAGGACAGGAGGTTCTGGTGTTTAACTGTAGTCTTGACCATGTCCGAATTGGGAGGTTTAATTAGCATATTTGAATTCCAGAGCTCAAaggctttaaaaatcatttcttatgCTTCCCAAAGTACAGCATATGGTAACTGAGTAGGcaacattatcattattatattttaatgtaaatggGAATTACCTAGGCTATATTGAATGTGCAATTTCATGAATATTGCTTAAGATAAAGCTAAAGTCACAAATTTTTAAGACGTGGGCTCACTTAAAGTAACATGTCGAGTAAATAAAGAGCGTGAACATGGCTAAAATGTGAAAGGTGTGAATGGCAGAGACCTGGAAGCCACCTCAGCCAAACCTGCTCCGAGGCTCAGTGGCTTGCCCTGGGCGGTGGGGCCGTCCATCAGAGCGCTGACCCAGGACCCATCCCGGGTCCTAGTCTCCCGTCACTAGTCCTGTCACCTCACTGGGGTGGTACAGTTTGATTTGGGGGGCGGTATTAAAATAGCTTCTTCATGTTCTGAGGTAAAGACTGCAGAAGATGgcttgggggagagggagagaaccaGAGTTGAGGGGACTTCATTGCAGACCTGGTCCCGTCACCAACTTTCAATATGTGAGCAGGTAGATTTTCCAGTGCTCCTGGCTTCGCATGGTACACATCTGAGAAACATGTAGTAACCCTGTGTCCCCTGTGCTGCGGGCCAGGGCTCGTGCTTTCTTCTGAGGGTTGCGCTGGATATCTGCAGCCTTTCCTTCACAGTAACCTTGCTGTTGCATTTGACCTTTTACCCTACAGACAGTCTAATGTTCAGCAGAGGGTGAACCTGAGAGGGATGGGTGCAGTCTATTATCCTTTCAAATTCTAGTTTATTTTTGAGTTCAttaattggaattgaaaaataatCTGTAGCTTCTTTAAAGCTTTATAAGTAGTTgttattccatttcttttcctggTATTCATTTCTGATAGTcggttaaagaaaatgtgctggTTTTGATGATCTTAGTTTTATTACTGAGCGTGAGTTGAGTCCCACATCTCTGTGTTCATGGTGTGAAAGGTCTAAATGCTTGTCCTCACATTGACTGGTCCCATGAAAACCAATGGTGAAGATGCTGAGCACCTTGGAAACTTGGAAGAGCCACATCAAAAGCGCAGACATTGTTTTGGTGCAGCAAACGCGGCCAATAGCCAACACACGCATCCTGACTCACTAGTAGGCCTTATGTTCTCCTTTATAAATAATGGCCAGTGACCAAgtggggtggcacacacctgtaatcccagatctctgggagcagaggcaggaggatcacaaattcaaaaccagcctgggcagcttcaTAAGACTGTTCTCAACAAACAAAGCAAATGAtctgctgtttgtttgttttttttttaagagagagagagagaattttttaatatttattttttagtttttggtggacacaacatttcattttttatttttatgtggtgctgaggatcgaacccagcgccctgtgcatgccaggcaagtgcgctactgcttgagccacatccccagccccaatctgcTATTTTTTGATGTCCTGTTA
The sequence above is a segment of the Marmota flaviventris isolate mMarFla1 chromosome 14, mMarFla1.hap1, whole genome shotgun sequence genome. Coding sequences within it:
- the Rnf103 gene encoding E3 ubiquitin-protein ligase RNF103 isoform X2 gives rise to the protein MWLKLFFLLLYFLVLFVLARFFEAIVWYETGIFATQLVDPVALSFRKLKTILECRGLGYSGLPEKKDVRELVEKSGDLMEGELYSALKEEEASESVSSTNFSGEMHFYELVEDTKDGIWLVQVIANDRSPLVGKIHWEKMVKKVSRFGIRTGTFNCSSDPSVPQDISKGLSEHGRILFSQCGHWIYSDL